A single region of the Nocardioides aurantiacus genome encodes:
- a CDS encoding acyl-CoA thioesterase: MTDTDRIAGLLVDFPVRVEIPVAWGDMDALGHVNNTVYFRYFETARLACFGELGLGQVGQSDGVGPILHSASCRFRIPLTYPDTVTVGARVGDVGEDRFAVLYRAVSHRHDAVAADGESLVVTFDYQTGTKARVSDELRVRLRALRGDAE, from the coding sequence GTGACGGACACGGATCGGATCGCCGGACTGCTCGTCGACTTCCCCGTGAGGGTGGAGATCCCCGTCGCGTGGGGCGACATGGACGCCTTGGGCCACGTCAACAACACCGTCTACTTCCGCTACTTCGAGACCGCGCGGCTCGCCTGCTTCGGCGAGCTCGGGCTGGGGCAGGTCGGGCAGTCCGACGGCGTCGGCCCGATCCTGCACTCGGCGAGCTGCCGGTTCCGGATCCCGCTGACCTACCCCGACACCGTCACCGTCGGGGCCCGGGTCGGCGACGTCGGCGAGGACCGGTTCGCGGTGCTCTACCGGGCGGTGAGTCACCGCCACGACGCGGTCGCAGCAGACGGTGAGTCGCTCGTCGTCACCTTCGACTACCAGACCGGCACCAAGGCGCGGGTCTCGGACGAGCTCCGCGTCCGTCTTCGCGCGCTGCGGGGCGACGCCGAATAG
- a CDS encoding DUF4188 domain-containing protein — translation MPAPAPRVTHAYDGDLVLFLIGVRLHQPWRLGVVGRVLAAMPRMIAELERNRQQAERGEAEDLGFLGARYLLDGGHPTVLQYWRSTEQLYRYAAAPGLEHRPAWKAFYGYAASAPRAVTIWHETYAVPAGGLESIYAGAADFGLASLDGTVRVARRGERARERLAG, via the coding sequence ATGCCCGCACCCGCACCTCGCGTCACCCACGCCTACGACGGCGACCTCGTCCTCTTCCTGATCGGTGTCCGCCTCCACCAGCCGTGGCGGCTCGGCGTCGTCGGTCGGGTCCTGGCCGCGATGCCCCGGATGATCGCCGAGCTCGAGCGCAACCGGCAGCAGGCCGAGCGCGGCGAGGCCGAGGACCTCGGCTTCCTCGGGGCCCGCTACCTGCTCGACGGCGGCCACCCCACGGTCCTGCAGTACTGGCGCAGCACCGAGCAGCTCTACCGCTACGCCGCTGCCCCCGGGCTCGAGCACCGGCCGGCCTGGAAGGCCTTCTACGGGTACGCCGCGTCGGCGCCGCGGGCGGTCACCATCTGGCACGAGACCTATGCGGTCCCCGCCGGCGGGCTCGAGTCGATCTACGCCGGGGCGGCCGACTTCGGGCTCGCCTCGCTCGACGGCACCGTGCGGGTCGCCCGACGCGGGGAGCGCGCCCGCGAGCGTCTCGCCGGCTGA
- a CDS encoding MerR family transcriptional regulator, whose amino-acid sequence MRISELAEASGVSLPTLKYYLREGLLMPGVATARTRAEYDEAHLERLRLVRALVESGGLGIAAVRAVIAALDDPPASPHELLGVAHHALPPPVEPVAPSAEVVGWMRELGWESCLHSPLLGALTRAVADVRAAGVPLPDTAVRAYADAALRLAAVDVAIAARAPSPAAALHTVVVGTVMIDPLVAILRRLAQEVESSRVLGA is encoded by the coding sequence GTGCGGATCTCCGAGCTGGCCGAGGCCTCGGGCGTCAGCCTGCCGACGCTGAAGTACTACCTGCGCGAGGGCCTGCTCATGCCCGGGGTGGCCACGGCCCGCACCCGGGCGGAGTACGACGAGGCCCACCTGGAGCGGCTGCGGCTGGTCCGCGCGCTCGTCGAGTCGGGCGGTCTCGGGATCGCCGCCGTGCGAGCCGTGATCGCGGCGCTCGACGATCCGCCGGCCTCCCCGCACGAGCTCCTGGGCGTCGCCCACCACGCGCTGCCCCCGCCGGTGGAGCCCGTCGCTCCCAGCGCGGAGGTGGTCGGCTGGATGCGCGAGCTCGGCTGGGAGTCGTGCCTGCACAGCCCGCTGCTCGGGGCCCTGACCCGCGCCGTCGCCGACGTCCGGGCGGCCGGCGTGCCGCTGCCCGACACCGCGGTCCGGGCGTACGCCGACGCGGCGCTCCGGCTCGCGGCGGTCGACGTCGCCATCGCGGCCCGGGCCCCGTCGCCCGCGGCGGCGCTGCACACGGTCGTGGTGGGCACGGTGATGATCGACCCGCTGGTCGCGATCCTGCGACGGCTCGCCCAGGAGGTCGAGAGCAGCCGCGTGCTGGGGGCCTGA
- a CDS encoding dihydrofolate reductase family protein has product MTQLVRVHNFGVSSDGYAAGDGQSLERPFGHADPMALMSWAGATASWPNRTDPGGSRGLEDYLVRDFHRNVGAEVMGRNKFGPQRGPWTDHDWQGWWGDEPPFHTPVLVMTHHPRPSFTLGDTTFHFVGGEPAEVLERALEAAGGRDVRLGGGAESIRQFLDAGLVDTLHVAVAPVELGAGSRWWSSPDDLLDRYHRDVVPGSGGVVHHLFWRD; this is encoded by the coding sequence ATGACGCAGCTGGTGCGGGTCCACAACTTCGGCGTGTCGAGCGACGGGTACGCCGCCGGGGATGGCCAGAGCCTGGAACGACCCTTCGGCCACGCGGACCCGATGGCGCTGATGTCCTGGGCGGGGGCGACCGCGAGCTGGCCCAACCGGACCGACCCGGGCGGCAGCCGCGGCCTCGAGGACTACCTCGTGCGCGACTTCCACCGCAACGTCGGCGCCGAGGTCATGGGCCGCAACAAGTTCGGCCCCCAGCGCGGCCCCTGGACCGACCACGACTGGCAGGGCTGGTGGGGCGACGAGCCGCCGTTCCACACCCCGGTGCTGGTGATGACCCACCACCCGCGGCCCTCCTTCACGCTGGGCGACACGACCTTCCACTTCGTCGGCGGCGAGCCGGCGGAGGTGCTCGAGCGCGCGCTCGAGGCGGCCGGGGGGCGCGACGTACGCCTGGGCGGGGGCGCCGAGAGCATCCGGCAGTTCCTCGACGCCGGACTCGTCGACACCCTCCACGTCGCGGTCGCGCCGGTCGAGCTGGGCGCCGGCTCGCGGTGGTGGAGCTCCCCCGACGACCTGCTCGACCGCTACCACCGCGACGTCGTGCCCGGCAGCGGCGGCGTCGTGCACCACCTGTTCTGGCGCGACTGA